The following are encoded together in the Penaeus monodon isolate SGIC_2016 chromosome 44, NSTDA_Pmon_1, whole genome shotgun sequence genome:
- the LOC119568587 gene encoding zinc finger protein 239-like, whose product MSILPNWIPLAPLTEEEMFGTGVHIKEELNEGASEEIYLEIKEEPHDYADVVRDEVSEEEVKQEFFSKDLQDLQHEANENDGCDSTKDCNTLSRATFVAEECGKKGSSEEDLVKLKEIHKEVECRKVDRKLKYFLCEVCGKTFCNKNSVRVMHMRVHTQEKPYSCKICNKAFSQSSSLMQHMRVHTKEKPYSCEICTKAFTVKCSLVKHMRVHTKEKPYSCEICSQAFSQKNSLVKHMRVHTNEKPYSCEICSRAFSDKFNLGQHKRVHTKEKPYSCEICNKAFAQNRSRVMHMKGHTKEKPYSCEICNKGFSVNSSLEQHMRVHTKEKPYSCEVCSQAFSQKNSLVKHTRIHTKEKPYSCDICNRAFSDKFNLKQHIKVHAKDKHDK is encoded by the coding sequence ATGAGCATTCTTCCCAACTGGATTCCTTTGGCCCCACTCACGGAGGAGGAAATGTTTGGCACAGGAGTCCATATCAAAGAAGAGCTAAATGAAGGTGCTTCTGAAGAGATATATTTGGAAATTAAGGAAGAACCACATGATTATGCAGATGTAGTGAGGGACGAAGTCAGTGAAGAGGAAGTGAAACAGGAATTTTTCTCTAAGGATCTTCAAGACCTCCAACACGAAGCAAATGAAAATGATGGGTGTGATTCGACCAAGGACTGTAATACTTTGTCGAGAGCAACATTTGTGGCTGAGGAATGTGGGAAGAAAGGCTCATCAGAAGAGGATCTGGTGAAGCTTAAGGAAATTCACAAGGAGGTTGAATGCAGAAAAGTAGATAGGaaactgaaatattttttatgtgaagTATGTGGCAAAACATTCTGTAACAAAAACAGTGTCCGAGTGATGCACATGAGGGTACACACacaggagaagccatacagctgtaagatttgcaataaggccttctcacaGAGTAGTTCGCTGATGcaacacatgagagtacatacaaaagagaaaccatacagctgtgagatatGTACGAAGGCCTTCACTGTGAAATGTAGTCTAGTAAAGCACATGAGGGTACACActaaggagaagccatacagttgtgaGATTTGCAGTCAAGCCTTCTCACAGAAAAATAGTTTAGTAAAGCACATGAGAGTTCATACAAATGAGAAACCatatagctgtgagatttgcagtaGAGCTTTCTCTGATAAATTCAACTTGGGGCAACACAAGAGAGTACACAcgaaggagaaaccatacagttgtgagatttgcaacaaggcctttgCACAGAATAGGTCCCGAGTGATGCACATGAAAGGCCatacaaaggaaaagccatacagctgtgagatttgcaataagggcTTCTCAGTGAATAGTTCCCTAGAAcaacacatgagagtacatacaaaggagaaaccatacagtTGTGAGGTTTGCAGTCAAGCCTTCTCACAGAAAAATAGTTTAGTAAAGCATACCAGAATTCATACGAAGGAGAAACCATATAGCTGTGACATTTGCAATAGAGCTTTCTCAGATAAATTTAACTTAAAGCAACACATTAAAGTACATGCAAAAGATAAGCATGACAAATAG